A genomic segment from Sciurus carolinensis chromosome 1, mSciCar1.2, whole genome shotgun sequence encodes:
- the Lypla1 gene encoding acyl-protein thioesterase 1 isoform X4 — MGRSFCRPIMPVTLNMKMAMPSWFDIIGLSPDSQEDEPGIKQAAESVKALIDQEVKNGIPSNRIILGGFSQGGALSLYTALTMQQKLAGVTALSCWLPLRASFPQHPISGPNRDISVLQCHGDCDPLVPLMFGSLTVEKLKTLVNPANVTFKIYEGMMHCSCQQEMMDVKQFIDKLLPPVD; from the exons ATGGGCAGAAGCTTTTGCAG GCCAATTATGCCTGTTACATTGAATATGAAAATGGCTATGCCTTCTTG GTTTGATATTATTGGACTTTCACCAGATTCTCAGGAGGATGAACCTGGAATTAAACAAGCAGCAGAAAGTG TAAAGGCTTTGATAGATCAAGAGGTGAAGAATGGCATTCCTTCTAACAGAATTATTTTGGGAGGATTTTCTCAG GGAGGAGCCTTGTCTTTGTATACTGCTCTCACCATGCAGCAGAAACTGGCCGGTGTCACTGCACTCAGTTGTTGGCTTCCACTCCGGGCTTCATTCCCACAG CATCCTATCAGTGGTCCTAATAGAGATATTTCTGTTCTTCAGTGCCATGGAGATTGTGATCCTTTAGTTCCCCTAATGTTTGGTTCTCTTACTGTTGAAAAACTAAAGACTTTGGTAAATCCAGCAAATGTAACCTTCAAGATCTATGAAGGCATGATGCACTGTTCATGTCAACAG GAAATGATGGATGTTAAGCAATTCATTGATAAACTCCTACCTCCGGTTGATTGA